Proteins encoded together in one Opisthocomus hoazin isolate bOpiHoa1 chromosome 27, bOpiHoa1.hap1, whole genome shotgun sequence window:
- the JAK3 gene encoding LOW QUALITY PROTEIN: tyrosine-protein kinase JAK3 (The sequence of the model RefSeq protein was modified relative to this genomic sequence to represent the inferred CDS: deleted 1 base in 1 codon), which translates to MAPLGEETPLIGERSCSLSSAEAGTLQVYLYHRAPTPRSPPGTAAGVLTFTFGEYTAEELCVRAARACGVLPVCHPLFALATEDLSCWFPPNHVFAVDDSRSQVVVYRIRFFFPNWCGLGQSHRFQLRNDQASPVLDYPVIDYLFAQSRSDFIEGRVAVALSLPVQEECLSLAVLDMLRIAKEKRQSPDEVCSHVSYKSCIPAPLRCQIQQHSFLTRKRIRRRFGKSLRKLGGCQPDGRCLKLKYLLDLERLQRRWAEESFGVRSPGSAAGIAIHVAGESGVSWSCGGSESRQHFCDFPDIADVSIKQASRDGGPVENRVVTLTKTDTRVLEVEFPTLREARSFVALVDGYYRLTADAHHYFCKEVAPPRLLEDLENQCHGPISAEFAVNKLKAAGGRPGLYLLRRSPQDFDSYVLTVCAQTRSGQDYKRCLIRREEDGTFRLSGVARRFCSLRELLGTYGRCGLQAEGARMRLAACCPPLPREKSNLLIVRSGCPQPPGSPAAPRRSLNQMMFHKIDPQSLTRGESLGQGSFTQIYKGIKRDQEEDGCYQTEVVLKVMDGSHRNCSESFLEAASIMSQLSHKHLVLLHGVSLGKDSVMVQEYVRYGPLDLYLKKNQGKGTVTTSWKLQVAKQLAYALNYLEDKKITHGNISAKKVLLTREGDVASSSPPFIKLNDPGVSVTVLAQEMLVERIPWVAPECLSDPKSLALPADKWGFGATLWEIFSGGNMPVSLLESQEKLDFYQRSLQLPAPKWTELATLIAQCMDYQPRQRPCFRALIRDLNSLITSDYELLLDLSPTDVTLRDSFWGYEPLAMCQDPRNFEERHLKYISLLGKGNFGSVELCRYDPLGDSTGELVAVKKLQQDSAKELQDFQREIQILHSLQHDFIVQYRGVCYSRGRRRLRLVMEFLPNGCLRDFLQKNQPRLDHRTLLLYAWQICKGMEYLGAQRCVHRDLASRNILVESETHVKIGDFGLAKLLPQDKDYYVVREPGQSPVFWYAPESLADNIFSRASDIWSFGVLLYELFTYSNKSKSPSEEFLRMMGTEKATQIVCHLLELLKDNRRLPVPAGCPTEVYTLMLSCWAFAPGTRPTFGELAPQIEALRDGRSKARG; encoded by the exons ATGGCCCCGCTGGGCGAGGAGACGCCGCTGATCGGGGAGCGATCCTGCAGCCTGTCCTCCGCCGAGGCCGGCACCCTCCAGGTGTACCTGTACCACCGGGCGCccaccccgcgcagcccccccggcaccgccgccggcGTCCTCACCTTCACCTTCGGCGAGTACACGGCCGAGGAGCTGTGCGTCCGCGCTGCCCGAGCCTGCG GCGTGCTGCCCGTCTGCCACCCGCTCTTCGCCCTGGCCACCGAGGACCTCAGCTGCTGGTTCCCCCCCAACCACGTCTTCGCCGTCGACGACTCGCGCAGCCAGGTCGTGGTGTACAGGATCAG GTTCTTCTTTCCCAACTGGTGCGGGCTGGGACAGTCCCACCGCTTCCAGCTGCGGAACGACCAGGCCAGCCCCGTCCTGGACTACCCCGTCATCGATTACCTTTTTGCCCAG TCCCGCAGCGACTTCATCGAGGGACGCGTGGCCGTGGCGCTGAGCCTGCCCGTGCAGgaggagtgcctgagcctggccgTGCTGGACATGCTGCGCATCGCCAAGGAGAAGCGGCAGAGCCCCGACGAGGTCTGCAGCCACGTCAG CTACAAGTCCTGCATCCCCGCGCCGCTGCGGTGCCAGATCCAGCAGCACAGCTTCCTCACCCGCAAGCGCATCCGCCGGCGCTTCGGCAAATCCCTGCGGAAGCTGGGGGGCTGCCAGCCGGACGGGCGCTGCCTGAAGCTCAAGTACCTGCTGGACCTGGAGCGGCTGCAGCGGCGCTGGGCGGAGGAGAGCTTCGGCGTGCGCTCGCCGGGCTCGGCCGCGGGCATCGCCATCCACGTGGCCGGAGAAAGCGGCGTCTCCTGGAGCTGCGGCGGCTCCGAG AGCCGCCAGCACTTCTGCGACTTCCCCGACATCGCCGACGTCAGCATCAAGCAGGCGAGCCGGGACGGCGGCCCCGTGGAGAACCGCGTCGTCACCCTCACCAAGACGGACACACGGGTGCTG GAGGTGGAGTTCCCCACGCTGCGGGAAGCCCGCTCCTTCGTGGCTCTGGTCGACGGCTACTACCGGCTGACGGCAGACGCCCACCATTACTTCTGCAAGGAGGTGGCCCCCCCCCGACtcctggaggatctggagaaccAGTGCCACGGGCCCATCAG CGCCGAGTTTGCAGTGAACAAGCTGAAGGCGGCGGGGGGCCGCCCGGGGCTGTACCTGCTGCGCCGCAGCCCCCAGGACTTCGACAGCTACGTGCTGACCGTCTGCGCCCAG ACCCGCTCCGGCCAGGACTACAAGCGCTGCCTGATCCGCAGGGAGGAGGACGGGACCTTCCGGCTCTCGGGGGTGGCCCGGCGATTCTGCAGCCTGCGGGAGCTGCTGGGCACCTACGGGCGCTGTGGGCTGCAGGCCGAGGGTGCCCGCATGCGcctggctgcctgctgcccgccCCTGCCCAGAG agaagTCCAATCTGCTGATCGTGCGGagcggctgcccgcagccccccggctcccccgctgccccccgccgcagccTCAACCAGATGATGTTCCACAAGATCGAC CCCCAGAGCCTCACGCGG GGCGagagcctgggccagggctccttcacccaGATCTACAAGGGCATCAAGCGGGACCAGGAGGAGGACGGGTGCTACCAGACCGAGGTGGTCCTCAAGGTCATGGATGGCAGCCACCGCAACTGCTCCGAG TCCTTCCTGGAGGCAGCCAGCATCATGAGCCAGCTCTCCCACAAGCACCTGGTCCTGCTGCACGGCGTCAGCCTCGGGAAGGACA GCGTCATGGTGCAGGAGTACGTCCGGTACGGGCCCCTGGACCTCTACCTGAAGAAGAACCAAGGCAAGGGCACGGTGACCACGAGCTGGAAGCTGCAGGTGGCCAAGCAGCTGGCGTACGCCCTCAACTACCTG gaggacaagaaAATCACCCACGGCAACATCTCTGCTAAGAAGGTGCTGCTGACGCGGGAGGGGgacgtggccagcagcagcccccccttCATCAAGCTCAACGACCCCGGAGTCAGCGTCACTGTCCTGGCCCAGGAAA TGCTGGTGGAGCGCATCCCCTGGGTGGCCCCCGAATGTCTCAGTGACCCCAAGAGCCTGGCGCTGCCGGCCGACAAGTGGGGCTTCGGGGCGACCCTCTGGGAGATCTTCAGCGGTGGCAACATGCCCGTCAGCCTGCTGGAGTCCCAGGAG AAGCTGGATTTCTACCAGCGCAGCCTCCAGCTCCCCGCGCCCAAGTGGACCGAGCTGGCGACGCTCATCGCCCAGTGCATGGACTACCAACCCCGCCAGCGGCCCTGCTTCCGCGCCCTCATCCGCGACCTCAACAGCCTCATCACCTCTG ATTACGAGCTGCTCTTGGACCTGTCACCCACCGACGTGACCCTCCGGGACAGCTTCTGGGGGTACGAGCCCCTCGCCATGTGCCAGGACCCCAGGAACTTCGAGGAGCGGCACCTCAAGTACATCTCGCTGCTGGGCAAG GGCAACTTCGGGAGCGTGGAGCTGTGCCGCTACGACCCGCTGGGCGACAGCACGGGCGAGCTGGTGGCGGTGAAGAAGCTGCAGCAGGACTCGGCCAAGGAGCTGCAGGATTTCCAGCGGGAGATCCAGATCCTGCACTCGCTGCAGCACGACTTCATCGTCCAGTACCGGGGCGTGTGCTACAGCCGGG GCCGGCGCCGGCTGCGGCTGGTGATGGAGTTCCTGCCCAACGGCTGCCTGCGCGACTTCCTGCAGAAGAACCAGCCGCGCCTGGACCACCGGACCCTGCTCCTCTACGCCTGGCAGATCTGCAAG GGCATGGAGTACCTGGGGGCACAGCGCTGCGTCCACCGGGACCTGGCCAGCAGGAACATCCTGGTGGAGAGCGAGACCCACGTCAAGATCGGGGATTTCGGGCTGGCCAAGCTGCTGCCGCAGGACAAGGACTACTACGTGGTGCGGGAACCCGGCCAGAGCCCTGTCTTCTG GTACGCGCCTGAGTCCCTGGCAGACAACATCTTCTCCCGGGCATCCGACATCTGGAGCTTCGGGGTCCTCCTCTACGAGCTCTTCACCTACAGCAACAAAAGCAAGAGCCCCTCCGAG GAGTTCCTCCGCATGATGGGCACCGAGAAGGCGACGCAGATCGTCTGCCACTTGCTGGAGCTCCTGAAGGACAACCGGCGGCTCCcggtgccggccggctgccccaCTGAG GTCTACACGCTGATGCTGAGCTGCTGGGCCTTCGCCCCCGGCACCAGACCCACCTTCGGGGAGCTGGCCCCCCAGATCGAGGCGCTGCGGGACGGCCGGAGCAAAGCCCGGGGgtag
- the B3GNT3 gene encoding N-acetyllactosaminide beta-1,3-N-acetylglucosaminyltransferase 3, with translation MARSWLYKKGTSLRRCRLRRWGLVALGVLGVLGLRYLLYDADQPQPSVARQRSVPASPRAAPSLPPPRALPSPAPCVANASVANVTGFAELPGHVQDFMRYQHCRSFPELLSVPGKCGGPEGSLSVFLLLAIKSSPGNYERREVIRKTWGKETTFEGALIRRVFLVGVSPSTQNAQKLNWLLRLEQREHGDVLQWDFRDTFFNLTLKQLLFHAWLEERCPGVRFVFNGDDDVFVNTENVIRFAVATEGTQERHLMVGHVIANSSPIRLQHSKYFVPTQLLAHELYPPYCGGGGMLMSGFTARVIARASRDITLFPIDDVYLGMCLEKAGLLPAAHAGIRTQGLGVLASTHPFDPCYYREMLLVHRFQPYEMVVMWQAIHEPRLLCGKRGSSF, from the exons ATGGCCCGGAGCTGGCTCTACAAGAAG GGCACGTCCCTGCGGCGCTGCAGGCTGCGGCGGTGGGGGCTggtggccctgggggtcctgggggtcctggggctccgctACCTGCTCTACGACGCTGACCAGCCGCAGCCCAGCGTCGCCCGCCAGCGCAGtgtccccgccagcccccgggcagcccccagcctccccccgccccgggctctgcccagccctgccccatgcGTGGCCAACGCGTCGGTGGCCAACGTCACCGGCTTTGCCGAGCTGCCCGGCCACGTGCAGGACTTCATGCGGTACCAGCACTGCCGCTCCTTCCCCGAGCTGCTCAGCGTCCCCGGCAAGTGCGGGGGGCCCGAGGGGTCCCTCAGCGTCTTCCTCCTCTTGGCCATCAAGTCATCGCCGGGGAACTACGAGCGGCGGGAGGTGATCCGCAAGACCTGGGGGAAGGAGACGACCTTCGAAGGAGCCCTCATCCGCCGAGTCTTCCTCGTGGGGGTGTCCCCCAGCACCCAGAACGCCCAGAAGCTCAACTGGCTGCTGCGGCTGGAGCAGCGGGAGCACGGGGACGTGCTGCAGTGGGACTTCAGGGACACCTTCTTCAACCTGACGCTGAAGCAGTTGCTCTTCCACGCCTGGCTGGAGGAGCGCTGCCCCGGCGTCCGCTTCGTCTTCAACGGCGACGACGACGTCTTTGTCAACACGGAAAACGTCATCCGCTTCGCCGTGGCCACCGAGGGCACCCAGGAGCGGCACCTCATGGTGGGGCACGTCATCGCCAACAGCAGCCCCATCCGCCTCCAGCACAGCAAGTACTTCGTGCCCACGCAGCTCCTCGCCCATGAGTTGTACCCGCCCtactgcggcggcggcgggatgcTCATGTCCGGCTTCACGGCCCGCGTCATCGCCCGGGCGTCGCGGGACATCACGCTCTTCCCCATCGACGACGTCTACCTGGGCATGTGCTTGGagaaggcagggctgctgcccgccGCCCACGCCGGCATACGGACgcagggcctgggggtgctggccaGCACCCACCCCTTCGACCCCTGCTACTACCGGGAGATGCTGCTGGTGCACCGCTTCCAGCCCTACGAGATGGTGGTGATGTGGCAGGCCATCCACGAGCCCCGGCTGCTCTGCGGCAAGAGGGGGAGCAGCTTCTAG
- the CCDC124 gene encoding coiled-coil domain-containing protein 124 — MPKKFQGENTKSAAARARKAEAKAAADAKRQQELEDAYWKDEDKHVMRKEQRKEEREKRRLEQLERKKELQRLLEEEDSKLKGKSPKQVTPGKVTRAQIEETIKKDQQQKENAETVEKEKTHLEVPLEENINRRVLEEGSVEARTIEDAIAVLGVASDPDRHPERRMKAAFTAFEEVNLPRLKQENPNMRLSQLKQLLKKEWMKSPENPMNQRHKAYNSQK; from the exons ATGCCCAAGAAGTTCCAAGGTGAAAATACCAAGTCGGCTGCTGCCCGCGCGAGGAAAGCTGAGGCAAAGGCAGCAGCCGATGCCAAGcgtcagcaggagctggaagaTGCCTACTGGAAGGATGAAGACAAACACGTGATGAGGAAGGAGCAAAGGAAG gaggagagggagaagcggcggctggagcagctggagcgCAAGAAGGAGCTGCAGcgtctgctggaggaggaggactcCAAGCTGAAGGGGAAGTCGCCCAAGCAGGTCACTCCGGGCAAAGTCACCAGGGCCCAGATCGAGGAGACCATCAAAAAAGACCAACAGCAGAAGGAGAACGCAGAGACAG TGGAGAAGGAGAAGACCCACTTGGAGGTCCCCTTGGAGGAGAACATCAACaggagggtgctggaggagggatcGGTGGAGGCCAGGACGATTGAAGATGCCATTGCCGTCCTCGG CGTTGCCAGCGACCCGGACCGGCACCCCGAGCGCCGGATGAAAGCTGCCTTCACGGCTTTTGAAGAGGTCAACCTGCCCCGCCTGAAGCAAGAGAACCCCAACATGCGCCTCTCCCAGCTCAAGCAGCTCCTCAAGAAGGAGTGGATGAAGTCTCCGGAGAACCCCATGAACCAGAGGCACAAAGCTTACAACAGCCAGAAGTAG
- the LOC142364447 gene encoding LOW QUALITY PROTEIN: sodium/iodide cotransporter-like (The sequence of the model RefSeq protein was modified relative to this genomic sequence to represent the inferred CDS: inserted 3 bases in 2 codons; deleted 8 bases in 6 codons), producing MLCQGTPSRPTVRGEGQAGDKSGSAAALLALPGGGFCSLPAASFGCHAAGARSAPEPLDRALPLSSPRALPTGVSPPLDAPALPCPGLTALATSPRPPSPAGARCGGHPPPPPQPPRWPRRRAWSCGCRSGSPYGLWDYGVFGLMLLVSTGIGLFHGLAKGGQKTSEDFFTGGRRIVGAPWGLSLSASFMSAVQVLGVPAEAYRYGAKFLWMCAGQLLNTLLTAQLFLPVFYRLGLTSTYEYLERRFSRSVRLCGTLQYVVATMLYTGIVIYAPALILNQVTGLDIWASLLSTGAICTFNTTIGGMKAVIWTDVFQVFVMLSGFIAVIIRGGAAWGGPATVLAIAANGSRINFGDFNPDPRSRYTVWTFLLGGTLVWLSMYGVNQAQXQRYVACRSEGEARRALLVNQVGLFCVVSGAVACGLVMFALYKDCDPLLAGFISAPTSTLPYLVLDIFEGFPGVPGLFLACAYSGTLSTASTSINAMAAVTVEDLVKPRLPTLSPRRLTLISKGLSLIYGTSCITVAALASLLGGGVLQGSFTVMGVISGPLLGAFVLGMFLPACGPAGVLGGLAVGFALSLWVAVGGTLYPPSAAAMGVLPASGALCPLXTTASAGADRTVLGPPAPTARSPQPRPGPPVVGDFYAISYLYYGALGTLSTVAVGALISSPARRPRLPPRVLWWDIAKQTASVAPAGPRTPGEEPPDNSGPPPCSTQRHTDDNGPRPIKPRPPGDMPRPTQTMGPALLSHAHPGNNGSALLSPPRDTAPRLVKPRPPRCNPPRPQPPQDGAAISRGAAIFVPGREAAVAAGAVRALSRLPRRGAGAAAESEPPSGPPLPAPPPGPAPWPGRGGPCP from the exons ATGCTCTGCCAGGGCACCCCGTCCCGTCCCACCGtgcggggcgaggggcagg CTGGAGATAAATCGGGCtccgcagcagctctgctggcgcTGCCTGGGGGGGGTTTTTGCTCCCTCCCGGCTGCGTCCTTCGGGTGCCACGCAGCCGGTGCCCGGAGCGCTCCGGAGCCGCTGGACCGGGCGCTGCCGCTCTCGTCTCCCCGCGCGCTCCCGACCGGAG tTTCGCCGCCGTTGGATGCGCCGGCGCTGCCGTGCCCTGGCCTAACCGCGCTCGCCACCTCGCCGCGTCCCCCGTCGCCCGCGGGTGCCCGGTGTGggggtcacccccccccccccccgcagccgccacGCTGGCCCCGACGACGAGCCTGGAGCTGCGGGTGCCGGAGCGGCTCACCTTACGGCCTCTGGGACTACGGCGTCTTCGGGCTGATGCTGCTGGTCTCCACCGGCATCGGGCTCTTCCACGGCCTCGCCAAAGGGGGCCAGAAAACCTCGGAGGATTTTTTCACAGGGGGACGGCGGATTGTCGGCGCT CCGTGGGGGCTCTCGCTCTCGGCCAGCTTCATGTCAGCCGTCCAGGTGCTGGGGGTGCCG GCCGAGGCGTACCGCTACGGAGCCAAGTTCCTCTGGATGTGCGCG GGGCAGCTCCTCAACACGCTGCTCACCGCCCAGCTCTTCCTCCCGGTCTTCTACCGCCTGGGGCTCACCAGCACCTACGAG TACCTGGAGCGCCGGTTCAGCAGGAGCGTCCGGCTGTGC GGGACCCTGCAGTACGTGGTGGCCACG ATGCTGTACACGGGGATCGTCATCTACGCCCCGGCCCTGATCCTCAaccaag TGACCGGGCTGGACATCTGGGCGTCCCTGCTCTCCACCGGAGCCATCTGCACCTTCAACACCACCATA GGCGGGATGAAGGCTGTCATCTGGACGGACGTCTTCCAGGTCTTCGTCATGCTCTCCGGCTTCATCGCCGTCATCATCCGGGggggtgctgct tggggggGTCCCGCCACGGTGCTGGCCATCGCCGCCAACGGCTCCAGGATCAACTTTGGCGA CTTCAACCCGGACCCCCGGAGCCGGTACACGGTCTGGACCTTCCTGCTGGGCGGCACGCTGGTCTGGCTCTCCATGTACGGCGTCAACCAGGCGC TGCAGCGCTACGTGGCCTGCCGGAGCGAGGGGGAGGCCAGGCG GGCGCTGCTGGTGAACCAAGTGGGGCTCTTCTGCGTTGTCTCCGGCGCG GTGGCCTGTGGCCTGGTGATGTTTGCGCTCTACAAGGACTGCGATCCCCTCCTCGCTGGCTTCATCTCGGCCCCGACCAG TACATTGCCCTACCTGGTCCTTGACATCTTCGAGGGgttcccgggggtgccggggctgtTCCTGGCCTGCGCATACAGCGGGACCCTCAG CACGGCGTCCACCAGCATCAACGCCATGGCGGCCGTCACCGTCGAGGACCTCGTCAAGCCCAGGCTGCCCACGCTGTCACCGCGGAGGCTGACCCTCATCTCCAAGGGGCTGT CGCTCATCTACGGCACGTCGTGCATCACGGTGGCGGCGCTGGCCTCGCTGCTGGGCGGTGGTGTGCTGCAG GGCTCCTTCACCGTCATGGGGGTGATCAGTGGCCCGCTGCTGGGCGCCTTCGTCCTGGGCATGTTCCTGCCGGCGTGCGGCCCGGCC GGTGTGCTGGGGGGCCTGGCTGTCGGCTTCGCCCTCTCCCTCTGGGTGGCTGTGGGGGGGACCCTGTAcccccccagcgccgccgccatgGGGGTGCTGCCCGCCTCCGGAGCCCTCTGCCCGCT TACAACCGCGTCCGCCGGCGCCGACCGCACCGTCCTGGGCCCCCCTGCCCCCACCgccaggagcccccagccccggcccg GGCCGCCTGTCGTGGGTGACTTCTATGCCATCTCGTACCTGTACTACGGGGCACTGGGGACCCTCTCCACGGTGGCCGTGGGGGCCCTGATCAGCTCCCCTGCCAG GCGACCGCGGCTGCCCCCACGCGTGCTGTGGTGGGACATCGCGAAGCAGACGGCCTCCGTGGCCCCCGCGGGCCCCAGGACCCCTGGGGAAGAGCCCCCAG ATAACAGTGGGCCCCCGCCCTGTTCAACCCAGCGCCACACAGATGACAATGGGCCACGCCCTATTAAACCCCGCCCACCAGGCGACATGCCCCGCCCCACCCAGACAATGGGCCCCGCCCTGCTGAGCCACGCCCACCCGGGTAACAATGGGTCTGCCTTGCTGAGTCCTCCACGTGACACTGCGCCCCGCCTCGTCAAGCCCCGCCCACCCAGGTGCAACCCgccccgcccgcagccgccgcagGACGGCGCCGCCATCTCGAGGGGCGCCGCCATCTTTGTCCCGGGCAGGGAGGCGGCAGTGGCGGCGGGCGCAGTGCGGGCTCTCTCCCGGCTTCCCCGTCGCGGTGCGGGCGCTGCCGCGGAGTCGGAGCCACCGTccggcccgccgctccccgctcctCCGCCGGGCCCTGCGCCGTGGCCTGGGCGGGGCGGGCCGTGCCCTTAG